Proteins encoded together in one Thermococcus gammatolerans EJ3 window:
- a CDS encoding site-2 protease family protein — MNSQELEDLLLSFLVLLLLFSNFEIKLMPLVAPAILTAFVFHELAHRWTAERYGYRAFYKRWDTGIVIALVLGLLTRVLTGNAWIFAALGAVRIYAPYMLADREAFGKIALAGPLTNIAVGVIALVGSQLVSGTFYQILELTASVNLWLAFFNLWPIPPLDGYKVLRWSAGYWAISIGVAYSLNILT, encoded by the coding sequence ATGAATTCCCAGGAGCTGGAGGATCTCCTCCTGTCTTTTCTGGTTCTCTTGCTACTCTTTTCGAACTTCGAGATAAAGCTCATGCCCCTAGTTGCACCGGCAATATTAACGGCATTCGTATTCCACGAGCTCGCCCACCGCTGGACTGCTGAAAGGTACGGTTACCGAGCGTTCTACAAGAGGTGGGACACGGGCATAGTGATTGCCCTCGTTCTGGGTCTCCTAACCCGGGTTCTTACCGGAAACGCATGGATCTTCGCGGCCCTCGGTGCGGTGCGGATATACGCCCCCTACATGCTCGCCGACAGAGAGGCTTTCGGAAAGATAGCCCTCGCTGGCCCGCTAACCAACATAGCGGTTGGCGTCATTGCCCTCGTCGGTTCACAGCTCGTTTCCGGAACGTTCTACCAGATTCTTGAACTGACGGCGAGCGTAAACCTGTGGCTGGCGTTCTTCAACCTCTGGCCAATTCCCCCGTTGGACGGATACAAGGTTCTTCGCTGGAGCGCCGGTTATTGGGCCATAAGCATCGGCGTTGCATACTCCCTCAACATCCTTACATAA
- a CDS encoding KH domain-containing protein encodes MTDTLERLRKMLNVEILEVEYDGDTIVVYVPKDQVRIAVGTGGAAVKAAELVLGRKIEVRAR; translated from the coding sequence ATGACAGACACCCTTGAAAGACTCAGAAAGATGCTTAACGTCGAGATCCTCGAAGTCGAGTATGATGGCGACACTATAGTTGTCTACGTTCCCAAGGATCAGGTCAGAATAGCAGTTGGAACAGGGGGAGCGGCAGTCAAGGCAGCGGAGCTGGTGCTCGGCCGGAAGATAGAGGTGAGAGCTAGATGA
- a CDS encoding TraB domain-containing protein: protein MSYLRYVRLIGTMHVSPRSREEVRREIERVRPNAIAVELDPLRFQGLLSGKRADLRESLTLGRAGIVSYLLTKFEEKLGEEFGMAPGGEMLAAIESAGILGVPLILIDEDIRVIMGKILQAPLRERILLALEASLFFIPGVGEEVAGDSDVLASYEDMMREFRLRYPYLYRVLVEERNEIMAMNLKRAVDDMLLRGVKKPKIVAVVGMGHKRGIERILNSWRPKRRFIYPPGAGQPL from the coding sequence ATGAGCTATCTCCGCTACGTCAGGCTCATAGGCACGATGCACGTCTCGCCGAGGAGCAGAGAGGAGGTCAGGAGAGAGATAGAGAGGGTTAGACCGAACGCCATAGCGGTCGAACTAGACCCGCTCAGGTTTCAGGGCCTTTTAAGCGGGAAGCGGGCAGACCTGAGGGAGAGCCTTACCCTTGGAAGGGCCGGAATCGTGAGCTATCTGCTGACGAAGTTTGAGGAGAAACTGGGCGAAGAGTTTGGAATGGCACCGGGAGGCGAGATGCTGGCGGCCATAGAGAGCGCGGGGATTTTGGGAGTGCCGCTTATCCTCATAGACGAAGACATCAGGGTGATAATGGGCAAGATCCTGCAGGCTCCCCTCAGAGAGAGGATTCTTCTGGCCCTTGAGGCCTCCCTCTTCTTCATCCCTGGGGTGGGAGAGGAGGTTGCCGGGGACTCCGACGTGCTGGCGTCTTACGAGGACATGATGCGGGAGTTCAGGCTCAGGTATCCTTACCTCTACCGCGTTCTGGTTGAGGAGAGGAACGAGATAATGGCGATGAACCTCAAGAGGGCAGTTGACGACATGCTCCTGCGTGGGGTGAAAAAGCCCAAGATCGTGGCGGTCGTTGGTATGGGACACAAGAGGGGCATCGAAAGGATTCTCAACTCATGGAGACCAAAGCGGAGGTTTATTTATCCACCCGGAGCTGGGCAACCTTTATAA
- a CDS encoding ribonuclease Z: protein MLQVIFLGSGGIMPTRERNVPAIALRYKGEIILFDVGEGTIRQMNSAKLSPMRVEKIFITHFHGDHYLGLGGLIQTMNLWNREKPLHIYGPKYTFEFVQNFLNSGFFRPGFEVHVHELGETRLKFKDYEIWSFKVEHGIPALGYVFKEKDKRGKFLPEKLAQYGLRPGPILGKLEKDGKIEWNGQVIRLEDVTGPRRRGVKVVYTGDTEPCERVRLFAERADLLIHDATYLSDGDRGDSYHSTVEEACETARRAKVKLLALFHRAFRYTYDEYLSGASKICQETGVNFVIPRDFDVLTYKSGEWKRENLLEEGK, encoded by the coding sequence ATGCTCCAGGTGATTTTTCTCGGTAGCGGCGGGATAATGCCAACGCGCGAGAGGAACGTTCCCGCTATAGCCCTCCGCTATAAGGGCGAGATCATCCTGTTTGATGTAGGCGAGGGCACGATAAGGCAGATGAACAGCGCGAAGCTCAGCCCCATGAGGGTAGAGAAGATTTTCATCACGCACTTTCACGGTGACCACTACCTCGGGCTCGGCGGGCTTATTCAAACGATGAACCTCTGGAACCGCGAAAAGCCCCTCCACATCTACGGCCCGAAGTACACCTTCGAGTTCGTCCAGAACTTCCTCAACAGCGGTTTCTTCAGGCCGGGCTTTGAGGTGCACGTCCACGAGCTCGGCGAAACGAGGTTGAAGTTCAAGGACTACGAAATCTGGAGCTTCAAGGTCGAGCACGGGATTCCTGCTCTGGGCTACGTCTTCAAGGAGAAGGACAAGAGGGGAAAGTTCCTGCCTGAGAAGCTCGCACAGTACGGCCTAAGGCCAGGGCCCATCCTCGGGAAGCTTGAGAAGGATGGCAAAATCGAGTGGAACGGACAGGTAATCCGTCTCGAGGACGTTACAGGGCCGAGGAGGCGTGGTGTTAAGGTAGTCTACACCGGCGACACCGAACCCTGCGAAAGGGTGAGGCTCTTTGCCGAGAGGGCCGATTTGCTGATTCACGACGCAACTTACCTCAGCGATGGAGACAGGGGCGATAGCTATCATTCAACGGTTGAGGAAGCCTGCGAGACCGCGAGGAGAGCGAAGGTTAAGCTTCTTGCCCTCTTCCACAGGGCCTTTCGCTACACCTACGACGAATATCTGAGCGGGGCTTCGAAAATCTGCCAAGAGACCGGAGTAAACTTCGTCATTCCAAGGGACTTTGATGTTTTAACTTACAAATCGGGTGAATGGAAACGCGAAAATCTGCTGGAGGAAGGAAAATGA
- a CDS encoding 4Fe-4S dicluster domain-containing protein — protein sequence MSSDMSNTDMHGGLMEAEDWRVYHERMKETAPLTIHYPLCGGGEECISACPFGEEIWEVVPMRVSLFGLGYKVRLRPYMAHPEKCRKCYICVEACPTGALTPVDRPVRHPAFVFIYNALKLPFKKRYGVKFVFRREHVEKFKRNNWPKG from the coding sequence ATGTCCAGCGATATGTCGAATACAGACATGCATGGTGGTCTTATGGAAGCTGAGGACTGGAGGGTTTACCACGAGAGGATGAAGGAAACGGCCCCTCTGACGATACACTACCCCCTGTGCGGCGGAGGGGAAGAGTGCATCTCCGCCTGTCCCTTCGGGGAGGAGATATGGGAGGTCGTGCCGATGAGAGTTAGTCTCTTCGGCCTCGGATACAAGGTCAGGCTGAGGCCCTACATGGCCCATCCCGAGAAGTGCAGGAAATGCTACATCTGCGTTGAAGCCTGCCCCACAGGGGCCCTCACACCAGTGGATAGACCCGTCAGGCATCCTGCCTTCGTTTTCATCTACAATGCCCTTAAACTCCCCTTCAAGAAAAGGTACGGAGTGAAGTTCGTGTTCCGAAGAGAGCATGTTGAGAAGTTCAAGCGAAACAACTGGCCGAAGGGTTAG